A genome region from Deinococcus depolymerans includes the following:
- the msrA gene encoding peptide-methionine (S)-S-oxide reductase MsrA has product MTNPSGAQQAILAGGCFWCTEAVLKDVRGVQKIESGYIGGHTPNPDYRSVCSGTTGHAEAVRVTFDPAQVDFRDLLGLFFATHDPTSLNRQGADTGTQYRSAVFPLTPEQDAQTRAVIADLDAQGVFGRPIVTSIEPATEFHVAEDYHQDYYANNPRQPYCVAVIAPKVAKLRTHYADRLKG; this is encoded by the coding sequence ATGACGAATCCCAGTGGAGCGCAGCAGGCCATTCTCGCCGGCGGTTGTTTCTGGTGCACCGAGGCGGTCCTGAAGGACGTGCGCGGCGTGCAGAAGATCGAGAGCGGCTACATCGGCGGGCACACCCCCAACCCCGATTACCGCAGCGTGTGCAGCGGCACCACCGGGCACGCCGAGGCGGTCCGCGTGACCTTCGACCCGGCGCAGGTGGACTTCCGGGACCTGCTGGGCCTGTTCTTCGCCACGCACGATCCCACCAGCCTCAACCGCCAGGGGGCCGATACCGGCACGCAGTACCGCAGCGCGGTCTTCCCCCTGACGCCCGAGCAGGACGCGCAGACCCGCGCGGTGATCGCGGACCTGGACGCGCAGGGCGTGTTCGGGCGGCCCATCGTGACCAGCATCGAACCGGCCACCGAGTTCCACGTGGCCGAGGACTACCACCAGGACTACTACGCGAACAACCCGCGCCAGCCGTACTGCGTGGCGGTCATCGCCCCGAAGGTCGCGAAACTCCGCACCCACTACGCCGACCGCCTGAAAGGCTGA
- a CDS encoding DinB family protein — protein sequence MTEPTLLQLSLLGGASFRAADGLLAGLTWAEANAPHAGLPHTLADVIWHLSVTQRASLNIASGRADGWPEGLNVWPERPLTEAGFLEALAELRAGLAEAQALARDPSSRARDVLTDLAVHSAYHWGQVALLRRLSGTLPPAGAGA from the coding sequence ATGACCGAACCGACCCTGCTGCAACTGTCCCTGCTGGGCGGCGCGTCGTTCCGGGCGGCCGACGGCCTGCTGGCCGGCCTGACCTGGGCGGAGGCGAACGCCCCGCACGCCGGCCTGCCGCACACCCTGGCCGACGTGATCTGGCACCTGAGCGTCACGCAGCGCGCCAGCCTGAACATCGCGTCCGGCCGCGCGGACGGCTGGCCCGAGGGCCTGAACGTCTGGCCGGAGCGCCCCCTGACCGAGGCCGGGTTCCTGGAGGCGCTCGCCGAACTGCGGGCCGGACTGGCCGAGGCGCAGGCCCTGGCCCGCGACCCCAGCAGCCGCGCCCGCGACGTGCTGACCGACCTGGCCGTGCACAGCGCGTACCACTGGGGTCAGGTGGCCCTGCTGCGCCGCCTGAGCGGCACGCTGCCCCCGGCCGGGGCCGGCGCGTGA
- a CDS encoding RNHCP domain-containing protein — MSGRRFTVVGTNNAFTCGFCGAQVQPLRNGSVRNHCPECLHSRHVDVLPGDRACTCHGDMVPVAVEQSGKKGWVITHRCSACGFEGRNRAALDDPEQPDRWDALIAVSARRRD; from the coding sequence GTGAGCGGACGGCGGTTCACGGTGGTCGGCACGAACAACGCCTTTACCTGCGGCTTCTGCGGCGCGCAGGTGCAGCCGCTGCGCAACGGCAGTGTGCGCAACCACTGCCCGGAGTGCCTGCACAGCCGGCATGTGGACGTGCTGCCCGGTGACCGTGCCTGCACCTGTCACGGGGACATGGTGCCGGTTGCGGTCGAGCAGAGTGGCAAGAAGGGCTGGGTCATCACTCACCGCTGCTCGGCCTGCGGTTTCGAGGGCCGCAACCGCGCCGCCCTGGACGACCCGGAACAACCGGACCGCTGGGACGCACTGATTGCCGTGAGCGCCCGCCGCCGCGACTGA
- a CDS encoding response regulator, protein MQTVHTPPSLTPVPIEILLVEDSEADIVLTREAFADAGVLNNLHVARDGVEGLEMLRAADGLPRPDVILLDINMPRMNGLEFLQEIKRDPDLMTIPVIMLTTSQAEEDILRSYQAFAASYVVKPVEFGRFYEAIQALGRYMLTIVRAPLPPH, encoded by the coding sequence ATGCAGACAGTCCACACTCCACCCTCCCTGACGCCCGTCCCCATCGAGATCCTGCTGGTCGAGGACAGCGAGGCCGACATCGTCCTGACCCGCGAGGCCTTCGCGGACGCCGGCGTGCTGAACAACCTGCACGTCGCCCGGGACGGCGTGGAGGGACTCGAGATGCTGCGCGCCGCCGACGGCCTGCCCCGCCCGGACGTGATCCTGCTCGACATCAACATGCCGCGCATGAACGGCCTGGAATTCCTGCAGGAAATCAAGCGCGACCCGGACCTGATGACCATTCCCGTGATCATGCTGACCACCAGCCAGGCCGAGGAGGACATTCTGCGCTCCTACCAGGCCTTCGCGGCCAGCTACGTGGTCAAGCCCGTCGAATTCGGCCGTTTCTACGAGGCGATCCAGGCACTCGGCCGCTACATGCTGACCATCGTGCGGGCGCCCCTTCCCCCCCACTGA
- a CDS encoding prephenate dehydrogenase translates to MTRDSSGTPPTSPALFDTAVVAGVGLIGGSVALGLRQRLLARRVIGLDASPDVLREALALGVVDEIQTAPGEWLRAADLVVLAAPMRALAPLARDLAPFLNPQALVTDVGSVKGGIAAEMERLGVRHFVAGHPMAGSERGGVTHARAALLENAVWVLTPTDHTPLTALSRARTLVEGLGGAPVVMPPDAHDALVATISHLPYLASLAMTHMVARDERLSLLAAGGFRDLTRVASGDPRMSRDMVVENREALREALARFRRQLERLEADLDEPEELLAAALEGKRTRDSLPIVKRSLLPQRHDLVVAVPDRPNQLGAVTQTLGAAGVNIKDIEVLAIREEGGAIRLGLESPEDVQRAAGILSSEGFEVRGRS, encoded by the coding sequence ATGACCCGAGATTCCTCCGGCACGCCCCCCACGTCTCCTGCCCTGTTCGATACGGCGGTCGTGGCGGGCGTCGGCCTGATCGGGGGAAGCGTGGCGCTGGGCTTACGGCAGCGCCTGCTGGCGCGGCGTGTGATCGGCCTGGACGCCAGCCCCGACGTCCTGCGCGAGGCGCTGGCCCTGGGCGTCGTGGACGAGATCCAGACCGCCCCGGGCGAGTGGCTGCGCGCGGCGGACCTGGTGGTGCTGGCCGCGCCCATGCGGGCGCTCGCGCCGCTGGCCCGCGACCTCGCGCCGTTCCTGAACCCGCAGGCCCTCGTGACGGACGTGGGCAGCGTCAAGGGCGGCATCGCCGCCGAGATGGAACGCCTGGGCGTCCGGCACTTCGTGGCAGGGCACCCCATGGCGGGCAGCGAACGGGGCGGCGTGACGCACGCCCGCGCGGCCCTGCTGGAGAACGCCGTGTGGGTCCTGACCCCCACCGACCACACGCCCCTGACCGCCCTGAGCCGCGCCCGGACACTGGTCGAGGGGCTGGGCGGCGCGCCGGTCGTGATGCCCCCCGACGCGCACGACGCGCTGGTCGCGACGATCAGCCACCTGCCGTACCTGGCGAGCCTCGCCATGACGCACATGGTGGCGCGCGACGAACGGCTGAGCCTGCTGGCCGCCGGCGGGTTCCGGGACCTGACGCGCGTGGCGAGCGGTGACCCGCGCATGAGCCGCGACATGGTCGTCGAGAACCGCGAGGCGCTGCGGGAAGCCCTGGCCCGCTTCCGCCGGCAACTCGAACGCCTGGAAGCCGACCTGGACGAACCGGAAGAACTGCTGGCCGCCGCGCTGGAAGGCAAACGCACCCGCGACAGCCTGCCGATCGTCAAGCGCAGCCTGCTGCCGCAACGGCACGACCTGGTCGTCGCCGTCCCGGACCGACCCAACCAGCTCGGGGCGGTCACGCAGACACTCGGCGCGGCGGGCGTGAACATCAAGGACATCGAGGTCCTCGCCATCCGCGAGGAGGGCGGCGCGATCCGCCTGGGCCTGGAATCGCCCGAGGACGTGCAGCGCGCCGCCGGCATCCTGAGCAGCGAGGGCTTCGAAGTGCGGGGCCGCTCCTGA
- a CDS encoding MOSC domain-containing protein produces the protein MTLIQSVNVGQARPLQVGTRSTRSGIDKHPVSGPVQAGPLGLEGDQVLNTRHHGGPGQAAYLYTSSDYDWWTQQGLAVRPGLFGENLTLSGPPSADWRVGDRLQIGGPGGVTLEVSAPRIPCATLAAHLGDPGFTRRFAQAGRPGLYARVLTPGPVQAGDPVTLTPAGPDAPSIGELFELDLHGTYRGQPVTAHALVALLTHPLAERSRADLQRRLAKLQAAGTP, from the coding sequence ATGACCTTGATCCAGAGCGTGAACGTCGGACAGGCCCGGCCCCTGCAGGTCGGGACGCGCAGCACCCGCAGCGGCATCGACAAGCACCCGGTCAGCGGTCCCGTGCAGGCCGGACCGCTGGGCCTGGAGGGAGACCAGGTGCTGAACACCCGGCATCACGGCGGCCCGGGACAGGCGGCGTACCTGTACACCAGCAGCGACTACGACTGGTGGACGCAGCAGGGTCTGGCGGTCCGGCCCGGACTGTTCGGCGAGAACCTGACCCTCAGCGGTCCCCCCAGCGCCGACTGGCGGGTCGGGGACCGCCTGCAGATCGGCGGGCCGGGCGGCGTGACGCTGGAGGTCAGCGCGCCGCGCATTCCCTGCGCCACGCTGGCCGCGCACCTGGGCGACCCCGGCTTCACCCGCCGCTTCGCTCAGGCGGGCCGGCCCGGCCTGTACGCCCGCGTCCTGACGCCCGGGCCGGTGCAGGCGGGTGACCCCGTGACCCTCACGCCCGCCGGGCCGGACGCGCCGAGCATCGGCGAGCTGTTCGAACTGGACCTGCACGGCACGTACCGGGGTCAGCCGGTCACGGCGCACGCCCTCGTCGCCCTGCTGACCCACCCGCTGGCCGAACGCAGCCGCGCCGACCTGCAGCGACGCCTCGCGAAACTCCAGGCGGCCGGGACGCCCTGA
- a CDS encoding TSUP family transporter gives MPGPEVLLYGLPLAFLAGFIDAVAGGGGTITLPTLFLMGLSPAQVVATNKLLAIFGSGSATVQYWRRGHVERALVLRLIPLALTGSAVGAFLVQFVNPDAFRTLIGVVILGVGALVLANKRFGLEDHYPGLTGRTLALTLPGALIIGAYDGFLGPGTGTFLMFLFALAGFNLVRSSGNARTINFATNLGAFLFFLIGGQMVWWIGLPMGVANALGATLGARMAMLRGSAFVKWMYGLIVLLVAARLFLIR, from the coding sequence GTGCCTGGACCTGAAGTGCTGCTGTACGGCCTCCCGCTCGCCTTTCTGGCCGGTTTCATCGATGCGGTCGCGGGGGGCGGCGGGACGATCACGCTGCCCACCCTGTTCCTGATGGGGCTCAGTCCGGCGCAGGTGGTCGCCACGAACAAGCTGCTGGCGATCTTCGGGTCGGGGAGCGCCACCGTGCAGTACTGGCGCAGGGGGCACGTGGAGCGCGCCCTGGTGCTGCGCCTGATTCCGCTGGCGCTGACCGGCAGCGCCGTGGGCGCGTTCCTGGTGCAGTTCGTGAACCCCGACGCCTTCCGCACGCTGATCGGCGTGGTGATCCTGGGCGTCGGCGCGCTGGTGCTCGCCAACAAGCGGTTCGGTCTGGAGGACCATTACCCCGGCCTGACGGGCCGGACGCTGGCCCTCACGCTGCCCGGCGCGCTGATCATCGGCGCGTACGACGGTTTCCTGGGGCCGGGCACCGGGACGTTCCTGATGTTCCTGTTCGCGCTGGCGGGCTTCAACCTCGTGCGGTCGAGCGGGAACGCCCGGACCATCAACTTCGCCACGAACCTGGGCGCGTTCCTGTTCTTCCTGATCGGCGGGCAGATGGTCTGGTGGATCGGCCTGCCGATGGGGGTGGCCAACGCGCTGGGCGCCACGCTGGGCGCACGAATGGCGATGCTGCGCGGCAGCGCCTTCGTGAAGTGGATGTACGGCCTGATCGTGCTGCTGGTCGCCGCGCGCCTGTTCCTGATCCGCTGA